The Microbacterium foliorum genome has a window encoding:
- a CDS encoding MMPL family transporter has protein sequence MTNPENAPIPPIRERSRRHSWVRVLLPVALILVWLVGAGLGGPLFGKVDEVSSNDQTSYLPESADATQVQKLLGEFTDSDAIPAIAVFVGDGELSESDLQTISDAVADAPSTEGVSADVSPALTSDDGRAVQAFIPIEGDAELADAVDALGAQLREAAPAGVTVYVTGPAGFSADLVAGFAGIDGLLLGVALLAVLIILVLVYRSFLLPLVVLSTSLFALCVALLVVWWLAKFEVLLLSGQTQGILFILVIGAATDYALLFVARFREELRVMHDKGAAVLAAWKGSVEPIAASGGTVIAGLLCLLLSDLKSNSTLGPVAAIGIVFAMLAALTLLPALLLLFGRAVFWPRRPKFEPEVVAEEHGMRTTGLWARLAHMITRRPRLIWIATTLVLVAGAAGVLQLNASGVPQSDLVLGTSEARDGQVALGEHFPGGSGSPVYVVVAEEDLQDAADVLLADDGIDGVTVTASDSPSGSASVTSDGLQAVGPPGTAAPEPTVVAGDVLLQGTLTDAADSDAAAATVRELRTSLNDLDALVGGVTATAVDTNDASIHDRNLIIPVILVVIMFILMLLLRSVLAPVLLIITTVLSFGTAMGVSALVFNGLFDFPGADPAVPLYGFVFLVALGIDYNIFLMTRVREESLAHGTREGVLRGLSITGGVITSAGLVLAATFAALSVIPILFLAQLAFIVAFGVLLDTFVVRSLLVPALAYDLGRVIWWPSKLWRSGRD, from the coding sequence ATGACGAACCCAGAGAATGCGCCGATCCCGCCGATCCGAGAGCGCTCGCGGCGGCATTCCTGGGTTCGCGTCCTCCTCCCCGTCGCCCTGATCCTGGTCTGGTTGGTGGGGGCGGGACTCGGCGGGCCGCTGTTCGGCAAGGTCGACGAGGTCTCCTCCAACGATCAGACGAGCTATCTGCCCGAATCCGCCGACGCGACCCAGGTGCAGAAACTGCTGGGCGAGTTCACCGACAGCGACGCCATCCCCGCGATCGCCGTCTTCGTGGGTGACGGCGAGCTGTCGGAGTCCGACCTGCAGACGATCTCGGATGCCGTCGCCGACGCGCCCTCGACCGAGGGCGTGAGCGCGGACGTGTCGCCTGCGCTCACGTCTGACGATGGGCGTGCCGTGCAGGCCTTCATCCCCATCGAGGGCGACGCGGAGCTCGCAGACGCGGTCGACGCGCTCGGCGCTCAGCTCCGCGAGGCCGCACCGGCCGGGGTGACCGTGTACGTCACGGGACCCGCCGGCTTCAGCGCCGACCTCGTCGCCGGGTTCGCCGGCATCGACGGGCTGCTGCTCGGCGTGGCACTGCTCGCCGTGCTGATCATCCTCGTGCTGGTCTACCGCTCGTTCCTGCTGCCGCTCGTCGTGCTCTCCACGAGCCTCTTCGCGCTCTGTGTGGCGCTCCTGGTGGTGTGGTGGCTGGCCAAGTTCGAGGTCCTGCTGCTCAGCGGGCAGACCCAGGGCATCCTGTTCATCCTCGTGATCGGCGCAGCGACGGACTACGCCCTGCTGTTCGTCGCCAGGTTCCGCGAGGAGCTGCGTGTGATGCACGACAAGGGAGCCGCCGTGCTGGCGGCCTGGAAGGGCTCGGTGGAACCGATCGCCGCCTCCGGCGGAACGGTGATCGCGGGACTCCTGTGCCTGCTGCTCAGCGACCTCAAATCCAACAGCACCCTCGGTCCGGTGGCCGCGATCGGCATCGTGTTCGCGATGCTCGCCGCGCTCACCCTGCTGCCGGCGCTGCTGCTGCTGTTCGGCCGAGCGGTGTTCTGGCCTCGGCGTCCGAAGTTCGAGCCCGAGGTCGTCGCCGAAGAGCACGGCATGCGCACCACCGGGCTGTGGGCGCGACTCGCGCACATGATCACCAGGCGCCCCCGCCTGATCTGGATCGCGACCACCCTCGTGCTCGTCGCCGGTGCCGCCGGAGTCCTGCAGCTCAACGCGAGCGGTGTACCGCAGTCCGACCTCGTGCTGGGGACTTCCGAGGCCCGAGACGGACAGGTCGCTCTCGGCGAGCACTTCCCCGGCGGCTCCGGCAGCCCGGTGTACGTCGTCGTCGCCGAGGAGGATCTTCAGGATGCCGCCGACGTGCTCCTGGCCGACGACGGCATCGACGGCGTGACCGTGACGGCATCCGACTCCCCGAGCGGTTCGGCCTCCGTCACCTCCGACGGCCTGCAGGCCGTCGGACCTCCCGGAACGGCCGCGCCGGAGCCGACGGTCGTCGCGGGTGACGTGCTGCTGCAGGGTACCCTGACCGACGCCGCGGACTCCGACGCCGCCGCCGCGACGGTGCGGGAACTGCGCACTTCGCTGAACGATCTGGATGCGCTGGTGGGCGGAGTCACCGCGACGGCGGTGGACACGAACGACGCGTCGATCCACGACCGCAACCTGATCATCCCCGTCATCCTCGTGGTGATCATGTTCATCCTGATGCTTCTGCTGCGGTCGGTCCTCGCCCCGGTGCTGCTCATCATCACCACGGTGCTCTCCTTCGGCACGGCGATGGGGGTGTCGGCGCTGGTCTTCAACGGCCTGTTCGACTTCCCCGGGGCGGATCCCGCCGTTCCGCTCTACGGTTTCGTGTTCCTCGTCGCCCTGGGAATCGACTACAACATCTTCCTCATGACCAGGGTGCGGGAGGAGTCGCTCGCCCACGGTACACGCGAGGGCGTGCTGCGCGGGCTCTCGATCACGGGCGGGGTGATCACCTCGGCGGGGCTCGTGCTCGCCGCGACCTTCGCGGCGCTGTCGGTGATCCCGATCCTGTTCCTCGCGCAGCTCGCGTTCATCGTCGCGTTCGGCGTGCTGCTCGACACGTTCGTGGTGCGCTCGCTGCTGGTGCCGGCGCTGGCGTACGACCTCGGTCGAGTGATCTGGTGGCCGTCGAAGCTGTGGCGCAGCGGTCGCGACTGA
- a CDS encoding FadR/GntR family transcriptional regulator has protein sequence MIRIERTPLADQASDILMTRIHSGEWQLGQKLPGETTLAAQLGVGRSTIREAIRQLAGRGMLSTRQGSGVFVTALEVPEDWDAVLRRADIVAVIEARTAIEAEAAALAASRRTASDLRLIRRALVGRRAHPAGVEAHVDADTAFHRSIVAAAHNPILLELFDGFTPRMRQAMIEMLRLRADDGGRADDDRHTLLADAVAARDSARAAAESRTHLADLAKTLG, from the coding sequence ATGATCCGGATCGAACGCACGCCTCTTGCCGACCAGGCGTCGGACATCCTGATGACGCGCATACACTCGGGGGAGTGGCAGCTCGGGCAGAAGCTCCCGGGAGAGACCACGCTCGCCGCGCAGCTGGGCGTCGGACGTTCGACGATCCGCGAGGCCATCCGTCAGCTGGCAGGACGGGGGATGCTGTCGACGCGCCAGGGGTCGGGAGTGTTCGTCACCGCGCTCGAGGTGCCCGAGGACTGGGATGCCGTGCTCCGCCGCGCCGACATCGTCGCGGTCATCGAGGCGCGCACGGCGATCGAGGCGGAGGCTGCCGCGCTCGCGGCGTCGCGCCGCACCGCATCCGATCTCCGACTCATCCGTCGAGCGCTCGTCGGTCGCCGGGCCCACCCCGCGGGGGTCGAGGCGCATGTCGATGCCGACACCGCGTTCCATCGCAGCATCGTCGCGGCCGCCCACAACCCGATCCTGCTCGAGCTGTTCGACGGCTTCACCCCGCGTATGCGGCAGGCGATGATCGAGATGCTCCGGCTGCGGGCGGATGACGGTGGCCGGGCCGATGACGACCGCCACACCCTGCTCGCCGATGCCGTCGCAGCGCGAGACTCGGCACGCGCGGCCGCCGAGAGCCGCACCCATCTCGCCGACCTCGCGAAGACGCTCGGCTGA